The proteins below are encoded in one region of Drosophila santomea strain STO CAGO 1482 chromosome 2R, Prin_Dsan_1.1, whole genome shotgun sequence:
- the LOC120445893 gene encoding ceramide glucosyltransferase, whose protein sequence is MSHLPLPLYGFAAFFMVFWLGTWMVHVIAICYGRYKLHKKSCKLPTEAQPLPGVSILKPLMGVDPNLQHNLETFFTMDYPLYELLFCVEDKEDPAIQLVERLLAKYPLVDATLFVGGSDVGVNPKINNIHPGYMAAKYDFVMISDSGIKMKDDTLLDMVQNMSDKHALVHQMPFTSDRDGFAATFEKVFFGTVQSRIYLSADVLGINCHTGMSCLLRKAVIDQLGGLRAFGCYLAEDFFIARSVTRLGWKMRISNQPALQNSGLCDIGSFQARLIRWAKLRVAMVPTTILLEPLSECMILGAIAAWSASVLFSWDPLVFYLVHVLCWFLSDWLLLSIVQHGSMPFHKFEFVVGWLFRELTGPYLFLHALWNPAIRWRARTYKLHWGGVAYELNSPATDAANDPLAPQPQPAPTLEPAVVNAGTTVDTLICTGAKQRLLVS, encoded by the coding sequence ATGTCACACCTACCTTTGCCGCTTTATGGCTTCGCGGCATTCTTTATGGTTTTCTGGCTGGGCACCTGGATGGTGCATGTGATAGCCATTTGCTACGGCCGCTACAAGCTGCACAAGAAGTCCTGCAAACTGCCCACAGAGGCACAACCCCTGCCAGGTGTCTCCATTCTCAAGCCGCTAATGGGCGTCGACCCAAATCTGCAGCACAACCTGGAGACCTTCTTCACCATGGACTATCCGCTGTACGAGCTGCTCTTCTGCGTCGAGGACAAGGAGGACCCGGCCATACAGTTGGTCGAGCGACTGCTGGCCAAGTACCCGCTGGTGGACGCCACCCTCTTTGTAGGTGGCTCCGACGTGGGCGTCAACCCCAAGATCAATAACATCCATCCAGGTTATATGGCCGCCAAGTACGACTTTGTGATGATCTCAGACAGCGGCATCAAGATGAAGGACGACACGCTACTGGACATGGTGCAGAACATGTCCGACAAGCACGCCCTGGTTCACCAGATGCCCTTCACCAGCGACCGAGACGGATTTGCGGCCACCTTCGAGAAGGTCTTCTTCGGCACGGTGCAGAGCAGAATCTATCTATCGGCGGATGTGCTGGGCATCAACTGCCACACGGGCATGTCTTGTCTGCTGCGCAAGGCGGTCATCGACCAGCTGGGCGGGCTGCGAGCCTTTGGCTGCTACTTGGCCGAGGATTTCTTTATCGCGCGAAGTGTAACGCGACTGGGCTGGAAGATGCGCATCTCCAACCAGCCGGCGCTGCAGAACAGTGGTCTCTGTGACATCGGAAGCTTCCAGGCGCGGCTCATTCGATGGGCCAAGCTGCGCGTGGCCATGGTGCCCACCACCATACTGCTGGAGCCGCTCTCCGAGTGCATGATCCTCGGCGCCATTGCCGCCTGGTCCGCATCCGTGCTGTTCAGTTGGGATCCGCTGGTGTTCTACCTGGTGCACGTGCTCTGTTGGTTCCTGTCCGACTGGCTGCTGCTCTCCATTGTCCAGCACGGCTCGATGCCGTTCCACAAGTTCGAGTTCGTCGTTGGCTGGCTGTTCAGAGAGCTGACCGGACCTTATCTGTTCCTGCACGCCCTCTGGAATCCGGCAATCCGCTGGCGCGCCCGCACCTACAAGCTTCACTGGGGCGGAGTGGCCTACGAACTGAACAGCCCCGCCACCGATGCTGCCAACGACCCGCTGGcgccacagccacagcccGCACCCACGTTAGAGCCCGCGGTAGTCAACGCGGGAACAACGGTGGACACGCTGATCTGCACGGGCGCCAAGCAGCGACTGCTGGTGTCGTAG
- the LOC120447190 gene encoding damage-control phosphatase ARMT1 — MESPSKDPSSEGEQPEDEGMTGSEPSKISRLLRTEFDAKYQIVNLQTPLNAFMSGHYKQSFAFFTLRSRLPVILTNVIDTLTRDKSELVAQFASHEFSQAAREELKIIIGLISRLKYELQTDKSFQNFTGEEPDQEVWNNFISSLPDGERSFYRASSLHAECYLHRKLHSFLENSVFLKSYDFFAKVKEQALTDSIDDVLALTKYTRRSENNVEVFDELLRINMWSNCNDLATDTETVKQTNRQVLEKVSATDEHVLVNQAAEIWRCLENPKLKKQKQVDFILDNAGYELFSDFILAEFMIEQGLANKVRFHVKAHPWFVNDVTERDFKWTLEYLSQHADYIISLIGKKFLQFIDEGKFELAPISHFWTSPHSFYSMAQMDPDLYSSLQQSKLVVFKGELNYRKLLQDVCWMPTQELSTCLRGFLPSNICVLRRVKSEVMSGLPDGVGQALSIKDPRWMVSGSYGVIQFVDGTREFGY, encoded by the exons ATGGAATCTCCATCGAAGGACCCCTCCTCGGAAGGCGAACAGCCCGAGGATGAAGGCATGACGGGATCGGAACCCAGCAAAATATCGCGATTATTGCGAACAGAATTCGATGCCAAATACCAAATAGTAAACCTGCAGACTCCTCTCAATGCCTTTATGTCGGGCCATTATAAGCAGAGCTTCGCCTTCTTCACACTCAGGAGTCGCCTGCCCGTCATCCTGACCAACGTGATAGACACGCTCACCCGGGACAAATCCGAGCTGGTAGCCCAATTCG CCTCACATGAGTTTTCCCAGGCTGCGCGCGAGGAGCTCAAGATCATCATTGGATTGATCTCCAGGCTAAAGTACGAGCTGCAAACGGACAAATCGTTTCAAAACTTCACAGGCGAAG AACCTGATCAAGAAGTCTGGAACAACTTTATCAGCAGTCTGCCTGACGGCGAACGCAGCTTCTACAGAGCCAGCTCCCTCCATGCTGAGTGCTATCTGCACCGAAAACTGCACTCCTTTCTGGAGAACAGCGTATTCCTGAAGTCCTACGATTTCTTTGCTAAGGTCAAGGAGCAGGCCCTCACGGATAGCATTGACGATGTACTGGCCCTGACGAAGTACACACGGCGATCAGAGAATAACGTGGAAGTGTTCGACGAGCTGCTGAGAATCAACATGTGGAGCAACTGTAATGATTTGGCGACCGACACAGAGACGGTCAAGCAAACGAACCGCCAGGTGCTGGAAAAAGTGTCCGCCACCGATGAGCACGTACTGGTTAACCAGGCAGCAGAGATTTGGAGGTGCTTGGAAAACCCGAAgctaaagaaacaaaaacaggtGGACTTCATACTGGACAACGCTGGTTACGAATTGTTTAGTGACTTTATTCTGGCTGAGTTCATGATTGAGCAGGGACTGGCCAACAAGGTGCGATTCCATGTGAAGGCCCACCCTTGGTTCGTCAACGATGTGACGGAGCGGGATTTCAAGTGGACGCTGGAGTACTTGAGTCAGCATGCGGACTACATTATAAGTCTGATCGGCAAGAAGTTCCTACAATTCATTGACGAGGGAAAGTTCGAACTGGCGCCAATCTCCCATTTCTGGACATCACCACACTCTTTCTACAG CATGGCGCAAATGGATCCAGATTTGTATAGTTCTCTGCAGCAGTCCAAGCTCGTGGTTTTCAAGGGTGAGCTCAACTATCGCAAGCTGCTGCAGGACGTTTGCTGGATGCCTACCCAGGAGCTGAGCACCTGCCTCCGCGGCTTCCTTCCCAGCAATATTTGTGTGCTGCGGAGGGTCAAGAGCGAGGTCATGTCCGGCCTGCCCGACGGAGTTGGCCAGGCGCTGAGTATAAAGGATCCCCGCTGGATGGTATCGGGCAGTTATGGGGTCATTCAGTTCGTGGACGGAACCCGTGAATTTGGCTATTAA
- the LOC120447189 gene encoding damage-control phosphatase ARMT1, which produces MASDTDFDAKNGIVDGPTPPHTELAALYKQSFAYYTFRVRLPSTLATIADSLVKDKDVLLATYGAAAQADIEQTTKEVRQLREDILANGPLLPFEGNDADTEVWNAFLEKLPKEKRTYFSACWLYAECYMYRKISSIFRATAHLSAHDYFSQQKQTATKLSVDAMLAVVKATRHNERNSDTFRQLIKLNLWGNRCDLSITSGKQVKPTGNAFDQVTDLEEKLLIDGTAEVWKALDGASGEGIVDIIFDNAGYELYTDLILAEYIIDKGLAAKVRFNSKAIPWFISDVMAPDFHWTLQFLADHPEPALSEVGKKWQRLTGEGKFELSPLEHFWTSPYEFYRMPEVNKPLYDRLKEAQLVIFKGDLNYRKLLGDFSWDSTESFETCLRGFRPSNLCTLRTIKADLICGLGAGVAEQLFAKDKEWMLTGEYGVIQFASK; this is translated from the exons ATGGCCAGTGATACGGATTTTGACGCCAAGAATGGAATTGTCGATGGACCAACCCCGCCGCACACCGAGCTGGCGGCCCTCTACAAGCA GAGCTTCGCCTACTACACATTCCGTGTGCGCCTGCCCTCGACTTTGGCCACCATCGCCGATTCCCTAGTCAAGGACAAGGACGTCCTCCTGGCCACATATGGAGCA GCAgcgcaagccgatattgaaCAAACTACCAAGGAGGTTAGGCAGCTGCGAGAGGATATCCTGGCCAATGGTCCTTTGCTGCCCTTTGAGGGAAATG ATGCCGACACTGAAGTGTGGAACGCATTCCTGGAAAAACTGCCCAAGGAGAAGAGAACCTACTTTTCCGCCTGCTGGCTGTACGCCGAGTGCTACATGTACCGCAAAATCTCATCTATTTTCCGGGCCACAGCGCATCTGTCCGCCCACGACTACTTCAGCCAGCAGAAGCAGACGGCGACCAAGCTCAGTGTGGACGCCATGCTGGCGGTGGTCAAGGCTACGCGGCACAATGAACGCAACTCGGACACCTTCCGCCAGTTGATCAAACTCAATTTGTGGGGCAACAGGTGCGATTTGTCCATAACCTCCGGCAAACAGGTGAAGCCCACTGGCAATGCCTTTGACCAGGTCACGGATTTGGAGGAGAAGCTGCTGATTGACGGCACCGCGGAGGTATGGAAAGCTCTGGACGGAGCATCCGGAGAGGGCATTGTAGACATCATTTTCGATAACGCCGGCTATGAGCTGTACACGGATCTCATCCTGGCTGAGTACATTATCGACAAGGGACTGGCTGCCAAGGTGCGCTTTAATTCCAAGGCCATTCCCTGGTTCATTTCGGACGTGATGGCGCCCGACTTTCACTGGACACTGCAATTTCTCGCCGACCATCCGGAACCAGCGCTGAGTGAGGTGGGCAAAAAATGGCAGCGTTTGACCGGCGAGGGCAAGTTTGAGCTTTCGCCGCTGGAACACTTTTGGACGAGTCCTTACGAGTTCTATCGCATGCCCGAGGTGAACAAGCCACTGTACGACCGCCTTAAGGAGGCGCAACTCGTAATCTTCAAAGGTGACCTTAACTATCGCAAGTTGTTAGGCGACTTCTCCTGGGACAGCACGGAGTCCTTTGAAACTTGCTTGAGGG GCTTTCGTCCTTCCAATCTGTGCACTCTGCGCACGATTAAAGCGGATCTGATCTGCGGATTGGGCGCAGGCGTGGCGGAACAACTGTTTGCCAAGGATAAGGAGTGGATGCTGACTGGTGAATATGGTGTAATACAGTTCGCCAGCAAGTAA
- the LOC120447191 gene encoding damage-control phosphatase ARMT1 — MQSQHSSRTDVTNTTNPTILEQLKEQRFNEKNLIIYNPPGVNEELSARFLRSLAFATFKRRSPAFLRDLITFLQDREPEIIELCGDYAHFDLKRTIWSLELLREEIINNKEFQIFRVKAPDTDSWNTFLKGLGEDRRQWFSAVWLHADCYLYRRIWSIFQRSESLANYDYFRDQKTSAVTNVAPLMRDILVSTKGISRSEEDFQYLLKLSAWANHGDLNITRRGAHDKIYKQIAKYDLDLLADQSSDIWKDLTEASDPVYVDIVCDNAGFELFADLLLGEYIIESGLASRVRFHVKAIPWFISDCTQRDFHWLLKFFRKHEFQELNYFGKRIRSYIRDRAFILCDKSYFWTSGHDCSQMKRVQPCLYVYISQAALVIFKGDLNYRKLLGDINYKPITQFSDCLRGFQPTSVCALRVIKSDIYCGLPICTVEKLSEQNPEWMITGDKAVIQVAIKHRLSSDIIVPSTRNAIWSR, encoded by the coding sequence ATGCAAAGTCAGCATAGTAGCCGCACCGATGTGACGAACACCACGAATCCTACGATCCTGGAGCAGTTGAAGGAACAGCGGTTCAACGAAAAGAATCTGATCATATACAATCCTCCTGGAGTGAATGAAGAACTTTCCGCCCGATTCCTGCGCAGCTTGGCTTTTGCCACCTTCAAGCGAAGATCGCCCGCATTCTTGCGAGATTTGATCACATTTCTGCAGGATCGAGAGCCGGAAATCATTGAGCTGTGTGGTGACTATGcccatttcgatttgaagCGTACCATCTGGAGCCTGGAGCTGCTGCGCGAGGAGATAATCAACAACAAAGAGTTCCAGATATTCCGCGTCAAGGCGCCCGACACTGACAGCTGGAACACGTTCCTAAAGGGACTTGGAGAGGACAGAAGGCAATGGTTCTCGGCGGTTTGGCTGCATGCAGATTGCTACTTGTATCGTCGCATTTGGTCGATCTTCCAGCGATCCGAATCCCTGGCAAACTATGATTACTTCAGGGATCAAAAGACGTCCGCTGTTACCAATGTGGCGCCTCTGATGAGGGACATCCTGGTCTCCACCAAAGGCATATCGCGCAGCGAGGAGGATTTTCAGTATCTCCTAAAACTATCTGCGTGGGCCAATCACGGCGACTTGAACATCACACGAAGGGGTGCGCATGACAAAATCTACAAGCAGATTGCCAAATACGACCTCGATTTGTTGGCCGATCAGTCGTCCGATATATGGAAAGATCTCACCGAGGCCAGTGACCCCGTCTACGTGGACATCGTGTGCGACAATGCGGGATTCGAGCTCTTTGCGGACCTCCTGCTGGGCGAGTATATTATAGAATCGGGCTTGGCCAGTCGGGTGCGTTTCCATGTGAAGGCTATTCCGTGGTTCATCTCGGATTGCACGCAAAGGGACTTTCACTGGCTGCTGAAGTTCTTTCGCAAGCATGAGTTTCAGGAATTGAATTATTTTGGCAAGAGGATACGGAGCTACATCAGGGATCGTGCGTTTATCCTGTGCGACAAGAGCTACTTCTGGACCAGTGGCCACGACTGCAGCCAGATGAAGCGGGTGCAGCCCTGCTTGTATGTCTACATCAGCCAGGCAGCGCTGGTGATTTTCAAAGGAGATCTCAACTACCGGAAACTGCTGGGCGACATTAACTACAAGCCAATTACCCAGTTCTCCGATTGCCTGCGCGGCTTTCAGCCCACCAGCGTCTGTGCCCTGCGCGTCATCAAATCGGATATCTATTGCGGGCTGCCCATCTGCACGGTAGAGAAGCTAAGCGAGCAGAATCCAGAGTGGATGATCACCGGCGACAAGGCCGTCATTCAAGTGGCCATCAAGCATCGTCTCTCGAGTGACATTATCGTTCCTTCAACAAGAAACGCCATTTGGTCTCGTTAG
- the LOC120447194 gene encoding ERI1 exoribonuclease 2 isoform X2 encodes MSALSSKLLLKRMPCTLEELAQLIHECKLILPRSLNTYGRKRVLLEYSDPEEAERALEQLQGLSETLDKPLCISVFGPRPTAGAGASAHKSTQTKAAGNGSPASSGLPDIDKQLGLIDTIYVDGARPEPDNDPEESLNEDEVTAANTVPVKSKKSRKSKRLAMQPYTYVIAVDFEATCWEKQAPPQWREAEIIEFPAVLVNLKTGKIEAEFHKYILPFESPRLSTYCTELTGIQQKTVDSGVPLQTALMMFHEWLRKELRARNLTLPKMNKSNILGNCAFVTWTDWDFGICLAKECTRKRMRKAAYFNQWIDVRAIYRSWYQYRPCNFTDALSHVGLAFEGRAHSGIDDAKNLGALMCKMVRDGALFSITKDLTPYQQLNPNCVL; translated from the exons ATGAGCGCGCTTAGCAGCAAACTGCTCCTGAAACGGATGCCCTGCACCCTGGAGGAACTGGCGCAGCTGATCCACGAGTGCAAGCTCATCCTGCCGCGCTCACTGAACACCTACGGCCGGAAAAGGGTGCTCCTCGAGTACAGCGATCCGGAGGAGGCGGAAAGAGcgctggagcagctgcaaGGACTCAGCGAAACGCTGGACAAGCCGCTGTGCATCAGTGTCTTTGGACCGCGGCCCACTGCCGGAGCCGGAGCCAGTGCCCACAAATCCACACAGACAAAGGCAGCGGGCAATGGAAGCCCGGCATCTTCTGGCCTTCCGGATATCGACAA ACAACTGGGCCTGATCGATACCATATACGTCGACGGTGCTCGCCCAGAACCAGATAACGATCCCGAGGAGTCGCTCAACGAGGACGAAGTCACAGCAGCCAACACAGTGCCCGTTAAAAGCAAGAAGTCACGCAAGTCCAAGCGACTAGCCATGCAGCCCTACACCTATGTGATTGCCGTGGACTTTGAGGCAACCTGCTGGGAGAAGCAGGCACCACCACAATGGCGAGAAGCGGAGATCATTG AATTCCCAGCAGTGCTTGTTAACCTGAAGACAGGAAAGATCGAGGCGGAGTTTCACAAGTATATCCTACCCTTCGAGTCGCCGCGCTTGAGCACCTACTGTACGGAGCTGACGGGCATCCAGCAGAAGACTGTGGACAGCGGAGTGCCACTGCAGACGGCGCTAATGATGTTTCACGAGTGGCTGCGCAAGGAGCTGCGTGCCCGAAACCTAACCTTGCCCAAGATGAACAAGTCCAACATACTGGGCAACTGTGCATTCGTCACCTGGACGGACTGGGACTTTGGCATCTGTTTGGCGAAGGAGTGCACTCGCAAGCGGATGCGCAAGGCGGCCTACTTCAATCAGTGGATCGACGTGCGGGCCATCTATCGATCGTGGTACCAGTACCGCCCGTGCAACTTCACCGATGCCCTGTCGCACGTGGGCTTGGCCTTCGAGGGCAGGGCCCACTCGGGGATCGACGATGCCAAGAATCTGGGCGCCCTCATGTGCAAGATGGTGCGCGACGGGGCGCTCTTCTCGATCACCAAAGATCTGACGCCATATCAGCAGCTCAATCCCAACTGCGTGTTGTGA
- the LOC120447194 gene encoding ERI1 exoribonuclease 2 isoform X3, translated as MALIRLARQLGLIDTIYVDGARPEPDNDPEESLNEDEVTAANTVPVKSKKSRKSKRLAMQPYTYVIAVDFEATCWEKQAPPQWREAEIIEFPAVLVNLKTGKIEAEFHKYILPFESPRLSTYCTELTGIQQKTVDSGVPLQTALMMFHEWLRKELRARNLTLPKMNKSNILGNCAFVTWTDWDFGICLAKECTRKRMRKAAYFNQWIDVRAIYRSWYQYRPCNFTDALSHVGLAFEGRAHSGIDDAKNLGALMCKMVRDGALFSITKDLTPYQQLNPNCVL; from the exons ATGGCCTTGATAAGACTGGCAAG ACAACTGGGCCTGATCGATACCATATACGTCGACGGTGCTCGCCCAGAACCAGATAACGATCCCGAGGAGTCGCTCAACGAGGACGAAGTCACAGCAGCCAACACAGTGCCCGTTAAAAGCAAGAAGTCACGCAAGTCCAAGCGACTAGCCATGCAGCCCTACACCTATGTGATTGCCGTGGACTTTGAGGCAACCTGCTGGGAGAAGCAGGCACCACCACAATGGCGAGAAGCGGAGATCATTG AATTCCCAGCAGTGCTTGTTAACCTGAAGACAGGAAAGATCGAGGCGGAGTTTCACAAGTATATCCTACCCTTCGAGTCGCCGCGCTTGAGCACCTACTGTACGGAGCTGACGGGCATCCAGCAGAAGACTGTGGACAGCGGAGTGCCACTGCAGACGGCGCTAATGATGTTTCACGAGTGGCTGCGCAAGGAGCTGCGTGCCCGAAACCTAACCTTGCCCAAGATGAACAAGTCCAACATACTGGGCAACTGTGCATTCGTCACCTGGACGGACTGGGACTTTGGCATCTGTTTGGCGAAGGAGTGCACTCGCAAGCGGATGCGCAAGGCGGCCTACTTCAATCAGTGGATCGACGTGCGGGCCATCTATCGATCGTGGTACCAGTACCGCCCGTGCAACTTCACCGATGCCCTGTCGCACGTGGGCTTGGCCTTCGAGGGCAGGGCCCACTCGGGGATCGACGATGCCAAGAATCTGGGCGCCCTCATGTGCAAGATGGTGCGCGACGGGGCGCTCTTCTCGATCACCAAAGATCTGACGCCATATCAGCAGCTCAATCCCAACTGCGTGTTGTGA
- the LOC120447194 gene encoding U11/U12 small nuclear ribonucleoprotein 65 kDa protein isoform X1, which produces MSALSSKLLLKRMPCTLEELAQLIHECKLILPRSLNTYGRKRVLLEYSDPEEAERALEQLQGLSETLDKPLCISVFGPRPTAGAGASAHKSTQTKAAGNGSPASSGLPDIDKYVRRLYACNNQCDFTQPPPPYLSYSYPPINGEILARIGQQLQTNSHFYNQVLHLMNRMNLAPPFEKRPDGLMVQLHLRHVGTQTESIPSESESELESDDEEQKLAKRQRLLPPPSSDEARAKILKRTRQMLQQAAHLASHTNPKRTVEKLSFDAPKIEMKLHEFLIPSALNQKSRASTSNPESRASTSKPERRLSTSELEALPVYKNYKTGDPSNKLYIKNLEKSVDEQQLRELYAKYTAPSNLDIKVMQQGRMKGQAFVTFIEGNNPEIIAQALSETNGLLWHDKPMIVCYGKQQ; this is translated from the coding sequence ATGAGCGCGCTTAGCAGCAAACTGCTCCTGAAACGGATGCCCTGCACCCTGGAGGAACTGGCGCAGCTGATCCACGAGTGCAAGCTCATCCTGCCGCGCTCACTGAACACCTACGGCCGGAAAAGGGTGCTCCTCGAGTACAGCGATCCGGAGGAGGCGGAAAGAGcgctggagcagctgcaaGGACTCAGCGAAACGCTGGACAAGCCGCTGTGCATCAGTGTCTTTGGACCGCGGCCCACTGCCGGAGCCGGAGCCAGTGCCCACAAATCCACACAGACAAAGGCAGCGGGCAATGGAAGCCCGGCATCTTCTGGCCTTCCGGATATCGACAAGTACGTTCGTAGGCTATACGCCTGCAATAATCAGTGCGACTTCAcacagccgccgccgccataTCTCAGCTATAGCTATCCACCCATAAACGGGGAAATCCTAGCCAGAATCGGTCAGCAACTGCAGACAAACTCACACTTCTATAACCAAGTTTTGCATCTGATGAATCGCATGAATCTGGCGCCACCTTTTGAAAAGCGTCCCGATGGACTGATGGTTCAGTTGCATCTGCGGCATGTGGGCACTCAAACCGAGTCCATACCCAGCGAATCGGAAAGCGAGTTAGAGAGCGACGACGAGGAGCAAAAGCTGGCAAAAAGACAGCGATTGCTGCCACCTCCGTCGAGCGATGAAGCCCGTGCCAAGATTCTCAAGAGAACCCGCCAAATGCTACAGCAAGCTGCCCATCTAGCTAGTCACACTAATCCCAAACGGACGGTTGAAAAACTCTCTTTTGACGCACCCAAAATCGAGATGAAACTGCACGAATTCCTAATACCATCCGCGTTAAATCAGAAAAGTCGTGCATCCACATCAAATCCAGAAAGTCGTGCATCCACATCAAAGCCAGAAAGGCGTCTGTCCACCAGTGAGCTCGAAGCTCTGCCTGTGTATAAGAACTACAAGACCGGCGATCCCAGCAACAAGTTGTACATTAAGAATCTGGAGAAGAGTGTGGATGAACAGCAACTGAGGGAACTCTATGCCAAGTACACTGCCCCGAGTAATTTGGACATCAAGGTCATGCAGCAGGGTCGCATGAAGGGGCAGGCTTTCGTGACCTTCATCGAAGGCAACAATCCGGAGATTATAGCCCAAGCCCTAAGCGAAACCAATGGACTTTTGTGGCACGACAAACCCATGATCGTCTGCTACGGCAAACAGCAATAG
- the LOC120447193 gene encoding uncharacterized protein LOC120447193 gives MWDQLARYRNNFLQYEIKDVMKATSINSQQEKEWTQAMEKRNMCRCMPYCCSSTSTHLEDRAQLAYGWFALPKLLKELDSDVRLTHWRAVVSLSEFLLNPLNAQRAITEMDLVRKLKNAFMRMRLKHHAEEHRELEMYLRIYNILSRNLDGAENIANRKCLRAEFYKIIKSQESIKDDLASEILRNLTCKPKVQGIFLEDPENFAALAEIYKQDPCRPHYPVHLWHHLCHLLEVAPDQGIELGFFELLHKRILNRLSNFWDMNTKAFALLLCCAEGQRRFDAVDGVKLLYDVFAQPDENPRLLLPRQKVENWEYTVLALLNGLHSKRALWRSREFTQLPCYVGRLMASTTDNPRLQLYCLKVFRELGVMPCIKRYIIGNWLQDICQLLCLDAEAECARDSLVDWLRRDIADSS, from the exons atgTGGGATCAGCTAGCGAGATATCGCAATAACTTTCTGCAATACGAGATCAAGGATGTGATGAAGGCGACCTCCATCAATAGCCAGCAGGAAAAGG AGTGGACTCAGGCCATGGAGAAACGGAATATGTGTAGGTGCATGCCATACTGCTGCAGTTCCACCTCCACGCACCTGGAGGATCGTGCTCAATTGGCCTACGGCTGGTTTGCACTGCCCAAGTTGCTCAAGGAACTGGACAGTGATGTTCGCCTGACCCACTGGAGGGCAGTGGTGTCGTTGTCAGAGTTTCTTCTAAATCCACTAAATGCACAGAGAGCTATAACCGAAATGGATCTAGTGAGAAA ATTGAAGAATGCCTTTATGCGCATGAGATTGAAGCATCACGCAGAGGAGCATCGGGAGTTGGAGATGTATCTAAGGATTTATA ATATACTCTCCCGCAATCTCGATGGAGCCGAGAATATAGCCAACCGCAAGTGCCTGAGGGCGGAGTTCTACAAAATCATTAAGAGCCAAGAGTCTATCAAGGATGATTTGGCTTCAGAGATATTGCGAAATTTGACGTGCAAGCCTAAAG TTCAGGGTATATTTTTGGAGGATCCTGAAAACTTTGCCGCCTTGGCCGAGATCTATAAGCAGGATCCGTGTCGTCCGCATTATCCTGTGCATTTGTGGCACCATCTGTGCCACCTGCTGGAAGTGGCGCCCGATCAGGGAATCGAGTTGGGCTTCTTTGAGCTGCTGCACAAGAGGATCCTAAATCGCTTGTCCAATTTCTGGGACATGAATACCAAAGCATTTGCTCTACTACTCTGCTGTGCCGAAGGACAGCGGCGTTTCGATGCCGTGGATGGTGTAAAGCTGCTTTACGACGTCTTTGCCCAGCCCGATGAGAATCCGCGACTGTTGCTGCCCCGCCAGAAGGTGGAAAACTGGGAGTATACGGTACTGGCTTTGCTCAATGGCCTCCACAGCAAGCGGGCCTTGTGGCGCAGCAGGGAGTTCACCCAACTGCCGTGTTATGTGGGTCGTCTGATGGCCTCCACCACCGATAATCCCCGCCTGCAACTTTATTGCCTAAAAGTGTTCCGGGAGCTGGGCGTAATGCCCTGCATTAAACGCTATATTATTGGCAACTGGCTGCAGGACATTTGCCAGTTGTTATGCCTGGATGCTGAGGCGGAATGCGCCCGCGATTCTCTGGTCGATTGGCTGCGTCGGGACATAGCCGATAGTAGTTAA